Within Primulina tabacum isolate GXHZ01 chromosome 5, ASM2559414v2, whole genome shotgun sequence, the genomic segment ACAACGGTTTTTATAGTCTTTGATGTGTTGTTGAATTAagattttcttgtagtgacaTCTCGTTGATGTTCACGTAAGTGTACGTGCACAACAATGTACATCAATTAAACACAACAGAATCAAAGGAAAGAACACAAGGATTTATATAGTGGTTCCCCGCTCGTTAGCCTACATCCACTTGAGGGACTCGAGCAAGTCCGTAAATTCACTGAACAAGTTTGAGAGAGTTTTTGCAATGCATAATGATCAAATATCACACACACTGGCATAATATATTGGCACACTTTCTATAGCTATTGTGACTGCCTATTTCTTGATACCAATTACCTCCGTTACGAGTAGTATTTCCAGGCTTCAAGTTCAACCTCTCCACCCTTTTACGTAAAGTGATGAATATGTGATGTCAAGGTTGACCAGTCTTTGACAAATCTCCTCCCAACCAAACATCATCACTCCTTGCTCTCGTCCTTGTTCGGTTCTACTCCTTATCAGGGAGGTCTGCCCACCCTTAGTAGTGCCAAGCAATGTAAGAAATTGGCAGTAGAAACTACCTTATTAAACATGTCCGCAGGATGTTCGTCCGTGGCAGGGAAGGATCTAGGAATATGAGTTGGGAGGGGATTGAACTCAAtatgataaattatatattattaaaaaaattacattataTTGTTCAACGAAGTTGTGCCCTACGAGATTTTAAtacataaaattcatcaataataGAATTTACATCTATATGTTATCAAATATTAATGAAGgagtaaaaaaattcatataacAAGAAATATGTTATCAAATGAAAAAATAGaattgaaaattcatgaaatattCACGCAATAATCTAActtttaattgaaaattttagGAGAAAGCTCAACTTTTATTtatcatcataaataataaaataaccaTAATAATTTCAAGTTTCACAtcataattcaaaattatctTTTATCTCTAAGACTAGAATTGTCGCTTGATCTTTGAAATTTTGCGTGAGAAGAATTTAATTGGCAAATTTAGTAGTTTACTTAATGAATAACGAGTGTTATAAATAAATGAATGATAAATAACAAGAATTATTAGGAAGAATAAgcaattattatatatttatgtgcCGAATCTTAGGAAGAACAATTCTCAATGAAGACTGAACAATTCTTAATTTCTTGTATGTGCCGAATCTTGTGTTCGTCAATTCCTGATGGACCGAATCTTAGGAAGAACAAGCAATTATATTGTGGGctccttagctcctaatcgttattacaatgcaatctgattagggttaattaattaaatcggaaaacgagtttaaattttctttacaatgagcccaaatcattttatttgaatactaaaaatagtatttaatctcacgtcataaacatgcccacacgaaatcaaaATCTATCATATACAACCAACTCAcattctcgggacatgccccggtatatagatacatatacatatatactgggaacaagacaaaacataaaacttcagcccaagctgtggctccctccagaagtaccccctctccggtctcctgatatcctggagtacctgccattgtccacacacaaagacaacaacagcctcccttggggtgagcaaagctccgtatggaacaaccaatcatatataccacagatatctaagcaatgatatatggtatgcaatgcatgtatgtcgtggaggtatcgggtcaaatgcccatccactgagcacatgtcagaatcaatcgaatcgctatcaaatcaatgctcgagctggcacaccggccaatatgtgatactcgtatgatagcgtcggcaaagcgccatcaagtcccaaatctcatatccaatcatatggggccacaattgtctatgctttacgggtcatataataccggcatagcgattgtgttcacaaaccccggaagccaatcaaatcatatcagggtatccaaggatcatagctcaacgtgcatgtcatgtatcgatgtgtgcataaaatgatgtgtgttaacaaaacatttattttatacatcgatatctcaatctcaatgtcatgtatgccacataaatcaacaaataaggcatatagacacataatctcattccaatcaatcaaatcaatccgacatatatcatataatacagatacctgtcttatgttacccggtcgcaacatacctcaattcttcgtttccagttgatgtagcctgaagatattgatattacactttatctacatcaataacatactcattccaatcaataacatattccaaaatcattaatatgagtttcaaatatcatttgaaacttcaaaaattcatatcaaatcaaattcatatcataattcaattccgactttgaatacaagtttcttgtcggttattctactacatatcagaaattcaacttcaaatacatgctattccagcactttgatatttcgagctgctggaactagaagaaaattacctcagtcagaagctctcgacgcgacgatcacaaatatataatttgtttcgcgtttagacagcgttttgaagtcgatttggacgaaagaaatttaaattccctcgtattctctcgaagtctctgaaatgaaatgaagaaaatGAATGAAAGAATTGTTCTTATCAACTCAccgcttcggcgctcgggcggtagaattctcgcgcccgagcgcgagaggttctgcccccgagtttcaaatgcaccgcgctcgggcggtcaaaaattaccgctcgggcgcggcatgttctgtccaaatGTCACTTgctccgcgctcgggcggtcacaaactaccgctcgggcgcgaagtgttctgcccgaacactcaaaatttctaccttggcgctcgggcggtcattttctaccgtcCGGGCGCCACTCGTTCTGTGcaattatttatgtttgtactaaattggcgtccggcctctccaatcgagctcttacaacgtcaattcatattcaatattaattttctcaatttccttgtcataatatacatcaaatacataatcacatatcaatttcatgaattatcgataatcacacatGATTTACGATaacacgatacacggtccttacatatatatttatatgtcgtGCCATCAATTAATTACATACACTAACACGCAAGAACACAGTGTGGTGAAAAAATTTGAAGCTAAAATAATAATAGTTACAATTCGAGTCTCGAGACGACACATGCCTTGAATTATTCATCCCTCTTCTACCTGAAAAATCAGCTAACAAATTATTGCAATCTATTGCATGAAAAACCCATGGAATTAGAAATGAAAAACGATGAGAGATGAAGAAATCTCACAACGGTGAGCTTGTCTGGAAAACCTTAAATTTGGTCTCACCCGTGGAAATGGGCTGGGCTAGATTAGGACATTAATAGATGGGCTGAAATTTTATCTTAagtatacaaaaaaaaaagtggaCTGGGCTATAGCCCAGTATAACCCTAACATACATCCGTCTCTGGTCCGTGGAAATTTTACCAATCTTGACCATTCATTGTGACATCACATCTCTTATGAAATGGATTTTTACATCAATGTGTTTGGTCCTTTCATGATTCACCGGATTCTGGATCAATCGCACTACTCTTTTGGCTATCACTCCATACGATCACCTTGATCTTAATTCCTTGCAGTTCTTCGACTAGTCCTTTGATCCATATTGAAGAAGTGAGATTTCGGCAAGGAAAAttctctgatttttttttttattgattttgaagACCTATTTATACAACCAACAAAACAAAAGGAATACCAAAAACTAGACGGCTGTTTGAAATTTTTAGTTAACCAAACATCTTTCAAATTACTTAAATCAGGTGGGTTCAATCCGGGTTGGCccgtaaaaaaaaataatttatttttattcaataaaaaatttaaaaattaattaaccattaaatttatattaatcaTATTCATGACGAAAACAATATTATCACAAGTTAAAATATATCGACTTGTAttcaattaataaaaaaaaattataatgatatattttcatatcaaacatataataataaaataaaataatttcatctaaaaattttataaactcaaATTATAGATAAtgtattaattatttagtataaataatataattatacaattaataacatatatatcttatattttaaatatataacatattttGACGGACATGTTTGACCAAACCGAGGACCCGCACGGATATGCTTTTAGACCCGCTAGGCTGGTCTAAACTCGTGCTGCCGGGACAGATTTAATATGAAGTCGTGTTTAGATCTTACTCATTGTCATCTCTAGTGAAATTTTGGTAAGTCGGGATAAGTTTAATATGAAGACGTGTTTAGATCGAATCCATTGCCATCCCTAGTAAAATTTTGGCAAggaaaatttattgattttgaatccaaTATCATGAGTTCCCTCGAGGTACCTCAACACGCATTTAACAGCTTGCGAATAATCTAACCTGGGTTGGGCCATAAATATAGTGCCCACAAAAGTAGGATATCATTCAACTTTCTGCATATCACAATGTATTTCCATCCCTAAAATCCGTGATGCTTGGCCCACTTCTTTCATCACAAATTCAGAAaccgatttgattgagatgaaatatttttttagtacaaattatatatatatatgtatatgatttgattgagataaaatatttttttagtataaaaaataaatatatatatataatttaatatgttaTTCTGATCGGATATGGATATGATTCTTTAAAAACCGCCTTCACCCATGTCTGAAAATTTCCATATTCGATTACTCATTTATTTAATCGGGGAAAAAAGTCTAACTAATACCTTTCTCCATTCAGAGAAAATTGTCAACCCTAATAAATAGTGTTTAGCTTAATTGTAGTATATAAGCAGTTAAAAAATATGTAATGTCTTTTAGCAGAAATACATATAgtggataaaaaaaattgaaatatatccTCAGAAatgaataataaattataaaggTATCAAGCATAAATAATTTTCTTCATGAACTTGGGATTTCGAATTTTTATCGTGTTTAATGAAAAACATTGAGGGACgtgaatatttatatatatagcaAATAAAATCCGCCATTCAGTTCTGTCCCCGAAACATGCCAAAATAATTAcacgaaaaataaaaaaaacatgcaaTAAACGAGTTCAGCATTTCAAACTTGAAATTATACATTTATTTACATAATATAAATGCCGAAAATATAAACTACTTTTTCAACTCACTCGTTAACAATTGGCCTCAACGCTTTtaaaatttagattttttttgaaaaaaaagaaacttTAGATTTTGATATATTAGTTTGAAAATGGAAACAGAAGAGCAACTGCTCTCATTATTTCgggaaaataataataataataataatttgtttgTTTCATATTGTTTTgtccatgcataattatttatTCTTATGCCGgtacttgtatatatatattttcgtaATGTGTTAGAAAACCTGCAGCATTTCTCTtaactttatttttctttatagtaattcatcaaatatatataaatatatttttatatagacAATATTATGGAATCAAATATTATCGTTAATAGTCTCCCTGGAGGCCATTTTCGTTCCACCATTTCCGCCGTGGCAATTTCCGCTGGTTCGACTTTGCACAAGGATAGATCCTCTCCCTCCGATActtcttcaaaattttcgaCCAATGTACACGACATAAAGAGATCTGTACAGGTCCTCGAAACTCAAAAAAGCATTGCAAATGTTCATATTGAGAAAAAAAGTGGTAAAGAGGATAAACATCCAAGATACCGCGGAGTGCGCAAGCGTCAATGGGGCAAATGGGTGAGTGAAATTCGGGAGCCGAGGAAAAAATCAAGAATATGGCTGGGGTCTTATTGCACGCCTGAAATGGCAGCTCGAGCGCATGATGTGGCGGCTTTAGCCATCAAAGGAGCCTCGGCTCACCTCAACTTCCCTCACTTAGCTTGTAAGCTCCCCCAGGCTGCATCGGCTTCTGCTAAGGACATTCAAGCCGCAGCTGCCAAAGCTGCTGCAGCCACGTTTCTTGACGAGCCGAGCCAAGACAAGCTGTTTGCCGCTGCTACTTACTCCTCAAATTTAAGGTTGGATAGCAGGGAAGAATCATTAAATTCTGGTTGAAGTATCAGTGAAGACGACATTTATCTCGACTTGCCGGATTTACTCCTGGATAGCCCATCTCACAGTACGTGATGCATATAGTTACTATGAATCTGGATGGGAGCTGGCTGGAGCAGATATTACATTGGCGCTTGAAGATAAGTTTGAACGGGGGCGTACTTTTATATGCATCGAATGTGCTCTACTTATAAATGGTTAATGGGAAACTTAGTCgtgtttataatatatattggTGCTATAAtttgtttatgtatgtataatATGTTtggaatattttttttcctgatTAATTGTagagaaaatttttgaaatattgatcttatattttgagttttaggtcttttaacttcaaaataatacaatttcTGCACCTACCATTTTATTTACAACTAttcacaaaatttataaaaatacacacatttcaattttaaatattaataatttaaatgttaaaaaaaaaacgtcTGCCTTGGAGATGCTCTAACCATCTAAGGATTTGCTTTCCAACAGGTCCCCCTTTGATAGCCACCAAATTTAATTTCTTGCGCCAAATTAGGTGCAAAAGCCTTTTTTTAActgcttttatttatttttaaattattataattaattttttattatttttaataactaACGAATGGTGATTTAgtgagtaaataatataatttttaaatatgtaatttaTACAAATTTTATAGTGCTAAAATATTTAGTGCAACGACACAATTgttaacttaaattttaaacacgtaattgaaatacaaatatatatttaaaaaaaacaatttggATGAAATTACAATGAAAATATAAATTGCACTATTTAATTATGCGGTAAAATAGTTTTTTGGATTGAAGATGACCTAAGCAGTCAAAATTAGATATCGATAGTGTGAGTTAGTTGGCTTTCGGTATACATTCACCGGAATGTCGACACGATGTTAGTATAaccaataatattttttgatgtCACGTCTTAATTTCAGGTATAATGTCACCATTTTTCAACGTGACAGATATTAGTGCTAAAATTAAATGagactattttttttaaaaaaagaaaactaCTAAACGAAGACTCAATTTCGATTAAATAAAGGACCAAATTAGACCAAAATATGTAAAATTAGAGGATGATTTTGACGGTTTTTCCACAAgttttatatttgtttttacTTGAGAAGAATATTGTAGCGTGTTTTATATATTAGACATAATAGTCAGATAGATCTTTCGCTTAGtaaaatataatcataaaataatatagatatattAAAAAGGTGTGTTCATAAATATTTGTATGAAAAAAAGGTACAATGACTTGTAAAATGTGGATGCGTTTGGAAGCTTCAAAGTTACGAAGCACAATATATATCGGACGTACAAGGAACACCTGCATAATTCAGTTATATATGTGCCAAActtcaataattttttatgttaaatacaAAATTCATTCCTCttaaattgaaaatatttgaaaatttacaTGCCATATCCAAAATCTATTCGAATCCACGCATCTCCCTTATTCGATTAGGTTTATACCATGTATGATCTAAAGGATATTGGCCATACTGCGAGGGATTTGAGTTTGCTTGAACGCTTGCCACTTTATCAAAATATGTAGATAGTGGTAACAGtacaattcaaatattttaaatcgcacaTCTCAAGCACCTAGTTTCGATTCTCATGTAGATTATATTTATCCAGTTATCAAGTAACAAAATGCAAATTATTTTCCAAATATGATAATTGAAGATGCACTACAAAACCAAATAAATAATCCCCTTTCGGACCAAAGTAATAATCTACTTTATTGATGTTCCAAAAAACGTATAATTTGTCtatatttaattctttcaataAACAATGAATATAATATCGGGCCAGACAAATTGATCACTGTGGATCGATGCCTACCGAAATTATATGTCCCCATTATTATTCTGTTTTTTCTGTTCTTTTCCTTGGAAATTGTCAGGTGAAGAACTAGGAAAAGGACCTCGAAGAAATTCGACTCCAATTTGTTTTGATCtggaataggtctcttgtgagacagtctcacgaatctttatctgtgagacgagtcaatcctaccgatattcacaataaaaagtaatactcttagcataaaaaataataatttttcatggataacctaaGTAAAAGATACgtttcataaaatacgacccgtgaaatcgtctcacacaaatttttgcctttgATTTGAGATAATTTTGATCCACgactaaattaaaataaacccaaaaaaattatatacttGATCGATCATCAAAGggccaaaatttcaaaaaaatatctaGTCGGTTGTCACTACTTGTTATCTTAACTTGGtcgatttttaattttatatcgCACAGTTACCTAATCAGGATTTCAGATAGACAaaaaactaattaaataaaattttctattagaaaaaaatatcctacttttaattaatattattttaaaatatctctgTTACGAAGTTCTCATTTACTTGTCACGATACTACAAAGAAGGAGGGCTCTATAATACGAGCGGACCAGAAATTTAGGTTTTAATTATAATCCAAATGATTATTAAATTACACTCCAAAAAAAAGGATTCAACTATCCACACCATGCTTTGAACAAACACAACGAACAAAAGGAACTTGACAAGGCCTCTAAATATTTTCTCCCATCTCTCCCTTTTAGGTTTCAGTTTCTTCTGAATAGATTATTAATCTTCTTCGTATCGTTCCAAGGTACGCGGATCTGTATCGATTTACCtgtatatataaaatttgaaatttttacaatttaatttagtttttccttttttttaaatattcttATGAATACCATCATTATGATTCAtgcatgtgtgtgtatatatttgTTGATAGGTCAATTGGTGATGACCAGAGATGGCGGAGGGATCATATGTAAAACTGACCAAAGATCAGGCTTCTTTGCAAAATATTACTCCTGGTGAACTTAACCAGCCCATTGACATTGAAAAGGTCTCGATTTACAATCACACAAATATTATACTCTACGTTTCTCTCAAATTGATTATATAAGCTatacataattttaaaatttatcagaAGAAGGTTCAATTTTAGTTATGAAGCTTTCAATTTTCAACAAGTTTTGTCATTTTTCATTGGGTCTATCAATGTGGTACTTTACACGTTAGTGACGTATGAGCATCACGTCGGAAAAATGATTACaattgcaaaaataaataaataaaaaacaaaaatagtAGACTAAGACTTAAATGTAACAACATAGATAGAGtcaaaaaatatacaaaatacaatttataataataaaaaaaagtgCAAATCATTGATCAAATGTGACAATTTTATTTAATGTTATGACttaatataatatgttattGTGGATAAAATTGGTGACAATTATTGGTCACAGCTGACTGCTCGTAGATGCGAACAATGTGGACAACCTTTACCTCAAAGCTACACACCACCGGCAGATGAAGATTGGACTACTGGCATTTTCGGCTGTGCTGAAGATAACGAGAGTTGTAAGCTTCATTTTTGCAACAATTTAAGTGTATAAAATGTTTAAGATTCGGTCACGCCAGTGAAATTTGTGGCATTTTTACGTGATGAACATGAATCAATTCCCAACATATGTATAAATCATCTCCTAATGTTATATCATAGGTATGACGGGTCTGTTCTGCCCTTGCGTGTTGTTCGGGAGAAACGTTGCTACCATGAACGACGAATTCTCTCAGCAAGGCGCTTGTATCGGGCACATGATATGTGTCGAAGGGGGCATCACCCTTGCTGCAATCACCGCGGCATGTAGTGGCATCGACCCGGACACAGTGTGCCTTCTGACTGAGGGTTTGTTGTTTGCTTGGTGGGTGTGTGGTATCTACACAGGAATGGGTCGACAACTGTTGCAACGGAAGTATCACTTGAAGGTATGCATGTTCTTTTGAGTTCTCTACTTATTATGGAATTTAAAATTGGATTATCGGGCTCTTCTTTTCGTAAGTAAATGATATATAAAATATGCTAAAATTACATTCTATAtataatgattttaaatatatctatactattttatCAAGGTTGAGACgcttagagtaactaactttggtgtcatggtctgttttaataattatatatattaataaaatgttaaaattttaatgtaaattatatgtagttcagcggATAGAGTCAATGTTTTTTGAAGTTTAGGTTATATGTTCAATTCTTACTaagatcatttttttattcttttattttttaatttatatatcaaaattacagtgtagtccatcgctatttcttataattatattttgatcctcgtttaaatataaattaaatgaattataaaaaatattatacaagcacgtTGCGTGCGTCGGTGCACTAGTATATATAAAGAAAGATATGGCAATATAGATTAAATATCTATAGTGAGTTTGTAGGATTCGCCCTGTGATCCATGCCTAGTGCACTGCTGCCTACACTGGTGTGCTATATGCCAGGAGTACAGGGAGATGAGGAACCATTTATCGGAAGGCAATCCGTCGTCGGAAACTACGGTCGTAAATCCTCCTGAGCTTCAGGAAATGAATGTAGCCCAGAAACGAGGATCTGCAGCATCTTCTTCTCACGAAGATAGTGGACATGACAACTTGCAGTTGCAGCCTCTGTGAATCAtgcattgataaaaaaaatctagagTACCCTGAAAACTTTGTATCTAGATTGCATTTGAAGcacaaaatgtaaattttgttGTTTATCCTTGGGCCCAGATAGATATATACAAGCCCAAGGCCCAAAGATGATTTTTGAACCCAAATATCAACTTCCATTCTAATTCagatataaaaatcataaaaaatatacTCACTGAAAATTTAAGATCTGGTTCCAGTAAGTGACATTAGTCCAGACACAAGTTTCGAATTTGActtgagcctgaaatcacgaaggaGACCATTAGAAGTGGGCCGGGAGGGTGTCCCGGCATAGCCTCTCGGACTCTCAAGTCAGAAACTGATGATATAaaggggagcagctaagggtgctgatgaaaaataatatattgaatgaaTCAGTTGTACACccgaacctgatatttataggaaaatACATTGACTCGTGCTAGGCCTATCTTCCATTTGTCTATACATGAGCCAGGAGTATTGGCCCATTAATGGGTATCAAAAACTATACATATAATTTACAAATTACAATATCTGAAAGTTTATTAGATATACAAATTCGGTTATtatgtaatttaattatatcataatacAAGCTCAATGCATAGTTTATTCATCTAATTTCAAATAGTTCAGTTtcacataaaataatatatttttatatatattattataaaaataatatttttttttacgagTCATTCAAATGAAATTGTGAGATCATATGATATAAATGGTTCAAAAATTTCCAGAAAGATTTGAAAAATTTGTTTGGAAGTTTTTATGAATTCCAAATTTGACATTAATGTAGTATGTGTTAACGTAACTCTCATCATCGGATAGTACAGTCGCAGG encodes:
- the LOC142544821 gene encoding cell number regulator 6-like: MAEGSYVKLTKDQASLQNITPGELNQPIDIEKLTARRCEQCGQPLPQSYTPPADEDWTTGIFGCAEDNESCMTGLFCPCVLFGRNVATMNDEFSQQGACIGHMICVEGGITLAAITAACSGIDPDTVCLLTEGLLFAWWVCGIYTGMGRQLLQRKYHLKDSPCDPCLVHCCLHWCAICQEYREMRNHLSEGNPSSETTVVNPPELQEMNVAQKRGSAASSSHEDSGHDNLQLQPL